Proteins co-encoded in one Capnocytophaga ochracea DSM 7271 genomic window:
- a CDS encoding TonB-dependent receptor, with the protein MKNVLLYTAICLTTSAMAQQAIEPDSIVPSPKPIQLDEVLVSSVRATKKLPVTFSNLSKEEIKTKNFGQQLPLLLGQLPNVVSYSEDGSGFGSSNMFVRGSDLYRTNVTINGIPLNDSESQGVFWYNLSDFASSAENIQLQRGVGTSSNGAGAFGASLNVLTDAVQEQASGELANFYGSYNTHKHSLKLSTGKLNDRFELNGRFSVIKSDGYRDRASSDLKSYFLQGAYSHGGTLIKGLVFGGKQSVYLTYLGVDKETLHSNRRYNPAGEYKDTAGNKRFYENETDNYQQDHAQLHWTQQWNTAWHTQLSFHYTKGKGYWENYEKKKYSKVGLPKVLDGAGKEQKAYIIHQQGLDNDFWGTTFSANYQKDGVQLLFGGLLNRYEGSHYKDLLWAEKAPFVYGNRYSYEGLNTKEEVAGYGKLTWQFAPKWSLFADVQCRHVGYKANKYKVDESLNSFNPKTGITFFLNAHNDLYLSYARATKEPNRSDYKSYYEALQDDPNAKKPIAEKLNDIELGWRLTTPKVRLNLNGYYMGYEDQLVLSGKLNSTGYPIRENVGKSYRAGIEADAMVQLSERWLWSPNIAFSKNINRDYKSQDAEVATRTISWGNTRISYSPDVVLSNTITFMPIDGFQIGLISKYVGAQYVDNTEREEAKLDAYFVNNLSLQYEWKPKSTFKSVLFSVMGNNIFNTKYTPYGDNGYGMLYIPAAEANYLAGVTLSF; encoded by the coding sequence ATGAAAAATGTACTTTTGTACACTGCTATTTGCCTTACTACATCGGCAATGGCACAACAGGCAATAGAGCCTGACTCTATCGTCCCTTCACCTAAGCCCATTCAGTTAGACGAAGTATTAGTATCGTCCGTGAGGGCTACCAAAAAACTTCCCGTAACGTTCTCCAATCTTTCTAAGGAGGAAATCAAGACCAAAAATTTCGGTCAACAATTGCCTTTGTTGTTAGGTCAGTTGCCTAACGTAGTGAGCTATTCCGAAGATGGTTCGGGCTTCGGTAGTAGCAATATGTTTGTACGTGGGAGCGATTTGTACCGTACTAATGTTACTATCAACGGCATACCGCTCAACGACTCCGAATCACAAGGGGTTTTCTGGTATAATCTCTCCGACTTTGCTTCTTCTGCCGAAAATATACAGTTGCAACGCGGGGTAGGTACTTCTTCCAATGGAGCAGGAGCTTTTGGTGCAAGCCTCAACGTCCTCACCGATGCTGTACAAGAGCAGGCATCAGGAGAACTCGCTAACTTCTACGGCAGTTATAATACTCACAAACACAGTCTTAAACTTTCCACCGGGAAACTCAACGACCGTTTTGAACTCAACGGACGCTTTTCTGTTATCAAGAGTGATGGATATCGCGACCGCGCTTCCTCCGACCTAAAATCGTACTTCTTACAAGGCGCTTATAGCCACGGGGGGACGCTCATCAAAGGATTGGTGTTTGGTGGCAAACAAAGTGTCTATCTCACTTATCTGGGAGTAGATAAAGAGACTTTACACAGTAATCGCCGTTATAATCCTGCGGGTGAGTACAAAGATACCGCTGGTAACAAACGTTTCTATGAAAACGAAACCGATAACTATCAGCAAGATCACGCGCAATTACACTGGACGCAACAGTGGAATACGGCGTGGCATACGCAACTTTCCTTCCACTACACCAAAGGTAAAGGCTATTGGGAGAACTATGAGAAGAAAAAATATTCTAAGGTAGGATTGCCCAAAGTGCTCGACGGAGCAGGCAAGGAGCAAAAAGCATACATCATTCACCAACAAGGATTAGACAACGATTTCTGGGGTACTACTTTTTCGGCAAACTATCAGAAAGATGGTGTGCAATTGCTCTTTGGAGGATTGCTCAATCGCTATGAAGGCTCGCATTACAAGGATTTGTTATGGGCAGAAAAAGCGCCTTTTGTGTATGGCAATCGTTATAGCTACGAAGGACTCAACACCAAAGAAGAAGTAGCGGGCTACGGCAAACTCACTTGGCAATTTGCCCCTAAATGGAGCCTGTTTGCCGATGTACAATGCCGTCACGTAGGGTATAAGGCAAATAAATACAAAGTAGACGAAAGCCTTAACAGTTTCAACCCTAAGACGGGTATTACTTTCTTCTTGAATGCACATAACGACCTTTACCTCTCTTATGCTCGTGCTACCAAAGAGCCTAACCGCTCCGATTACAAGAGTTATTACGAAGCACTACAAGACGACCCTAATGCTAAAAAACCGATAGCCGAGAAGCTCAACGATATAGAACTCGGTTGGCGACTCACCACCCCCAAAGTGCGTTTGAATCTCAATGGTTATTATATGGGCTATGAAGACCAATTAGTGCTTTCAGGTAAGCTCAATAGCACCGGTTATCCTATCCGTGAGAATGTAGGCAAGAGCTATCGTGCAGGAATTGAAGCCGATGCGATGGTGCAACTCTCAGAACGTTGGTTGTGGTCGCCTAATATAGCTTTTAGCAAAAATATAAACAGAGATTATAAGAGTCAAGATGCTGAGGTAGCCACTCGCACCATTAGCTGGGGCAATACCCGCATTTCGTATTCTCCTGATGTAGTGCTCAGTAATACGATTACTTTTATGCCTATTGATGGTTTTCAAATAGGTTTGATTTCTAAATATGTAGGTGCACAATATGTAGATAACACCGAGCGTGAGGAAGCAAAACTCGATGCTTATTTCGTGAATAACCTCAGTTTGCAATACGAGTGGAAACCTAAAAGCACTTTCAAATCGGTGTTGTTTTCGGTAATGGGTAATAATATTTTCAATACCAAATACACTCCTTACGGCGATAACGGCTACGGAATGTTGTATATTCCCGCTGCCGAAGCCAATTACTTAGCAGGCGTAACGCTCAGTTTTTAG
- a CDS encoding DUF2461 domain-containing protein translates to MIFSFLTDLAKNNNKEWFDAHKEAYECAKLEATLLFNYIYTGLAEHDTLAPLKIYRIYRDLRFSKDKTPYKTHFGCYIQRKQPHYRGGYYVHISPQETFIGGGFFDPNKEDLLRMRQEISLNAEDFQKVMNSEGIKKEFDGKLWGDEVKTAPKGFKKDDPMIAYLRKKQFLLKHDYTRQEATAKDFDKKVVQGLLAMRPFLDFMTEALTTDLNGEALFG, encoded by the coding sequence ATGATTTTTTCTTTTCTTACAGACCTCGCTAAAAACAATAATAAAGAGTGGTTCGATGCTCATAAGGAGGCTTATGAATGTGCTAAATTAGAAGCTACATTGCTTTTCAATTATATTTATACTGGGCTTGCTGAGCACGACACCCTTGCGCCACTGAAAATATACCGCATCTATCGCGATTTGCGCTTTTCTAAAGACAAAACACCTTACAAGACGCACTTCGGTTGCTATATACAACGCAAACAACCGCACTACCGCGGTGGGTATTACGTGCATATTAGTCCGCAAGAGACGTTTATAGGGGGAGGTTTTTTCGACCCTAACAAAGAAGATTTATTGCGTATGCGTCAGGAAATTTCTCTCAATGCTGAGGATTTCCAAAAGGTGATGAATAGTGAGGGGATAAAGAAAGAGTTTGACGGGAAACTATGGGGTGACGAGGTGAAGACTGCCCCCAAAGGTTTTAAGAAAGACGACCCGATGATTGCCTATTTGCGCAAAAAGCAGTTTCTCTTAAAACACGACTATACACGACAAGAAGCCACAGCGAAGGACTTTGATAAGAAAGTAGTGCAGGGACTTTTGGCAATGCGTCCGTTTTTAGACTTTATGACAGAAGCTTTGACGACGGATTTGAATGGAGAAGCGCTTTTTGGGTAA
- a CDS encoding ribosomal maturation YjgA family protein has product MKLTFNKKYFIWALALLGAELLIATVFSSMGFIRGYIGDVLVVILLYYLVLSFVKVKHKDKLIWGIFAFAVAVEVMQYLGVATYLGFTRGSLGYILLGNHFSWADVVCYAIGCLILQFTSKNK; this is encoded by the coding sequence ATGAAATTAACATTCAACAAAAAGTACTTTATATGGGCGTTGGCACTGTTGGGGGCAGAACTGCTTATTGCGACAGTGTTTAGCAGTATGGGATTTATCAGAGGTTATATAGGCGATGTACTGGTGGTGATATTGTTGTACTACTTAGTGCTTTCGTTCGTGAAAGTGAAGCACAAAGATAAACTCATCTGGGGTATATTTGCCTTTGCGGTAGCCGTAGAAGTGATGCAGTACTTGGGTGTGGCTACTTATTTGGGCTTCACGAGAGGGAGCTTGGGGTATATCCTCTTAGGCAATCACTTTTCGTGGGCAGATGTGGTGTGCTACGCCATTGGTTGTCTTATTTTGCAATTCACAAGTAAGAATAAATAA
- a CDS encoding NAD-dependent epimerase/dehydratase family protein, giving the protein MKKILVTGGAGFVGSNLCEALAKDPNNEVYSLDNYFTGKRENHVEGVQYIEGSTEHIFELISFSPDIIYHLGEYSRVEQSFEDIDKVLLFNKIGTLKVLEFCRKHGSKLVYAGSSTKFGDGGLGKDQSPYAWSKSSNTELIKNYGIWYGLNYAIVYFYNVYGKGEVGTGKYATLIALFIEKKKKGEPLTVVAPGTQQRNFTHIDDIVAGLLLVGEKGKGDGYGIGSPETYTVLEIAQLFGGEIQMLPERKGNRMTAEVITQKTEALGWQAKKHIKEYIELLSIDN; this is encoded by the coding sequence ATGAAGAAAATATTAGTAACGGGGGGGGCAGGCTTTGTAGGTTCTAATCTTTGTGAAGCCCTTGCCAAAGACCCTAACAACGAGGTCTATTCGTTAGACAATTATTTTACCGGTAAGCGTGAAAATCACGTGGAAGGGGTGCAATATATCGAAGGAAGTACCGAACATATCTTCGAGCTTATCAGTTTTTCACCTGATATTATTTATCACTTAGGTGAATACTCACGGGTGGAACAGAGTTTTGAGGATATCGACAAGGTATTGTTATTTAACAAAATAGGTACGCTGAAAGTATTAGAGTTCTGCAGAAAACACGGGTCTAAACTTGTGTATGCGGGGAGTAGCACCAAGTTTGGTGACGGCGGTTTAGGGAAAGACCAAAGTCCGTATGCTTGGAGCAAATCGTCGAATACAGAGCTTATCAAGAACTACGGTATATGGTATGGGCTCAACTATGCTATTGTGTATTTCTACAATGTTTATGGCAAAGGAGAAGTTGGCACGGGAAAATATGCGACACTTATAGCACTCTTTATAGAGAAGAAGAAGAAAGGTGAGCCCCTAACAGTAGTAGCCCCAGGTACTCAACAGCGCAATTTTACGCATATAGATGATATAGTAGCGGGCTTACTCTTGGTAGGTGAAAAAGGTAAAGGCGACGGTTATGGTATCGGCAGTCCGGAGACTTATACAGTTTTAGAAATTGCTCAGCTCTTTGGGGGCGAGATACAAATGCTACCGGAGCGCAAAGGTAACCGTATGACTGCTGAAGTTATTACCCAAAAAACAGAAGCTTTGGGCTGGCAAGCGAAGAAGCATATTAAAGAATATATTGAACTATTGTCAATTGATAATTAA
- a CDS encoding beta-ketoacyl synthase N-terminal-like domain-containing protein, protein MKIAITEASTLAAEALSLHNNIPQGRLSDRDQKLIEQLRASNSAYEPLDPTVLYALHTARRAVTQAGWQGVRFGINIGSSRGATMLFEEHFSHFLKEGSCQTLASPTTTLGNISTWVAQDLSNEGFELSHSITCSTALHGVANAIAWLESGMEDRFLVGGSEAPLTPFTIAQVKALKIYSSLPLPYPCRAMDMSKKQSTMVLGEGAGCFCLEKGERPNALAYIVGIGFATEKLTHSVSLSKNGQCLQDAMRRALTSAGNPKIDAIVTHCTGTIKGDQAELNAIEAVFGEEKPLLTNNKWQHGHTYGASGALNLAMAIRMLQNNRFERVPYLSYPESVPDKFEHILINAVGFGGNGISVIVKK, encoded by the coding sequence ATGAAAATAGCTATTACAGAGGCGAGTACCCTCGCAGCTGAGGCGCTCTCCCTTCACAATAATATTCCACAAGGGCGACTTTCTGACCGTGACCAAAAACTTATAGAACAACTCAGAGCTTCTAATTCTGCTTATGAGCCCTTAGACCCCACTGTTCTTTATGCCTTACATACCGCACGAAGAGCGGTTACACAAGCAGGCTGGCAAGGAGTCCGTTTTGGCATCAATATAGGGTCGTCGCGAGGAGCAACAATGTTGTTTGAAGAGCATTTTAGTCATTTTCTGAAAGAAGGCAGTTGCCAAACCTTAGCTTCGCCTACTACTACTTTAGGCAATATCAGCACTTGGGTAGCGCAGGATTTGAGCAATGAGGGTTTTGAGCTCTCACATTCTATTACTTGTTCTACCGCTTTACACGGTGTCGCCAATGCCATTGCGTGGCTGGAAAGTGGTATGGAAGACCGCTTCTTGGTAGGTGGTAGCGAGGCACCTCTTACCCCTTTTACTATTGCACAAGTGAAAGCTCTGAAAATATACAGTAGTCTGCCTTTGCCTTATCCTTGCAGGGCAATGGATATGAGCAAAAAACAAAGTACTATGGTGTTAGGGGAGGGGGCAGGTTGTTTCTGTTTAGAAAAAGGAGAACGACCTAACGCCTTAGCTTATATCGTAGGTATAGGTTTTGCTACTGAAAAGCTAACTCATAGTGTATCGCTCTCTAAAAACGGACAGTGCTTGCAAGATGCTATGCGTCGTGCTTTGACAAGCGCTGGGAACCCTAAGATAGATGCGATTGTAACCCATTGTACCGGTACTATCAAAGGTGACCAAGCTGAACTCAACGCTATAGAAGCTGTATTTGGCGAAGAAAAGCCTCTACTCACCAATAATAAATGGCAACACGGACATACCTATGGGGCGAGTGGAGCGCTCAACCTCGCAATGGCAATACGAATGTTACAGAATAACCGTTTTGAAAGAGTGCCTTACCTTAGTTACCCGGAATCTGTACCCGATAAATTCGAACATATATTAATTAATGCGGTAGGATTTGGCGGAAATGGAATAAGTGTGATAGTGAAAAAGTGA
- a CDS encoding acyl carrier protein produces the protein MSDIASRVKAIIVDKLGVDENEVTAEASFTNDLGADSLDTVELIMEFEKEFDIQIPDDQAENIATVGQAIKYIEDAKQ, from the coding sequence ATGTCAGACATTGCATCAAGAGTTAAAGCCATTATCGTTGATAAATTAGGCGTAGACGAAAATGAAGTAACCGCAGAAGCGAGCTTCACTAACGACTTAGGAGCTGATTCATTAGACACTGTTGAATTGATTATGGAGTTTGAAAAAGAATTTGATATTCAAATTCCAGATGACCAAGCTGAAAACATTGCAACTGTAGGTCAAGCAATCAAATATATTGAAGACGCTAAACAATAA
- the fabF gene encoding beta-ketoacyl-ACP synthase II, translating to MEKRRVVVTGIGALTPIGNTAQEFWEGLVAGKSGAAPITHFDASKFKTKFACEVKNFNVEDFIDKKEARKLDKFAQYALVVADEAVKDAHLDMDTLDKDRIGVIWGSGIGGLETFQNEVINFNEGDGTPRFNPFFIPKMIADIAAGVISIRYGFRGPNFTTVSACASAANAMIDALNYIRFGYADMMVSGGSEAAVTIAGIGGFNALHALSTFNEDPAKASRPFDANRDGFVLGEGAGAVVLEEYNHAVARGATIYCELAGGGLSADAYHMTAPHPEGLGAKNVMINCLKDAGVSVNEVDAINMHGTSTPLGDIAESKAVLDVFGEHAYDININSTKSMTGHLLGAAGAIEAVASILAIKHSIVPPTINFEHPDEKIDQRLNFTFNKAQHRDVKVAMSNTFGFGGHNACLLFKKI from the coding sequence ATGGAGAAAAGACGTGTTGTAGTTACAGGTATAGGGGCTCTTACCCCTATAGGTAATACCGCCCAAGAGTTTTGGGAAGGACTCGTAGCCGGCAAGAGCGGTGCTGCGCCTATTACCCATTTCGATGCTTCAAAGTTTAAGACAAAGTTTGCTTGCGAAGTAAAGAACTTTAATGTCGAGGATTTTATAGACAAAAAAGAAGCACGTAAGCTCGATAAATTTGCTCAATATGCCTTAGTGGTTGCTGATGAAGCCGTAAAAGACGCTCATCTTGATATGGATACGCTTGATAAAGACCGCATAGGGGTAATTTGGGGCTCAGGTATTGGGGGGTTAGAAACTTTCCAAAATGAGGTAATCAACTTCAACGAAGGCGATGGTACGCCACGCTTTAATCCATTCTTTATACCTAAAATGATAGCTGATATCGCAGCAGGTGTGATTTCTATACGCTATGGTTTTAGGGGTCCTAACTTCACTACAGTCTCAGCGTGTGCCTCTGCAGCTAATGCTATGATAGATGCGCTAAACTACATTCGTTTTGGCTATGCTGATATGATGGTATCAGGTGGCTCGGAAGCAGCGGTTACTATTGCTGGAATCGGTGGTTTCAACGCCTTGCACGCTCTTTCTACTTTCAATGAAGACCCTGCCAAAGCTTCTCGTCCGTTTGATGCCAATCGCGATGGTTTTGTATTAGGCGAAGGAGCAGGAGCGGTAGTGCTTGAGGAGTACAATCACGCAGTGGCTCGTGGAGCTACTATCTACTGCGAATTAGCAGGAGGAGGTCTCTCTGCTGATGCTTACCATATGACGGCACCTCACCCTGAAGGGCTTGGTGCTAAAAACGTGATGATTAACTGTCTTAAAGACGCAGGAGTATCAGTGAACGAAGTAGATGCTATCAATATGCACGGTACCTCTACTCCATTAGGAGACATCGCTGAATCTAAGGCAGTATTAGATGTATTTGGTGAGCACGCTTACGATATCAATATTAACTCTACCAAGTCGATGACGGGGCACTTGCTAGGAGCTGCGGGAGCAATAGAAGCAGTAGCGTCTATCCTCGCTATCAAACACAGCATCGTTCCTCCTACCATCAACTTTGAACATCCCGATGAAAAAATAGATCAACGCCTGAACTTCACCTTCAACAAAGCGCAACATCGCGACGTGAAAGTAGCAATGAGCAACACCTTTGGTTTTGGTGGACACAATGCGTGCTTATTATTCAAAAAGATATAA
- the rnc gene encoding ribonuclease III, which translates to MFSLKKILIFPRLIPKKKDGIFYTKIKELLGFPPKNLSYYSEAFTHPSYQFQKATRKSYERLEFLGDAILGAVIADYIFTNAPEQDEGYLTKMRSKIVERRNLNQLGKDMRLLDFLRTKLTPRQLGNNITGNLFEALIGAIYLDRGYKACFKFIERELILPYINIKNLEGKVISHKSLLIEWCQKHKLDFAFEAEEDIEDCSETKFFVAKVHVQGFSVTRARSTSKKKAEEIAAKRACYKIQGKQHHKLDVQ; encoded by the coding sequence GTGTTCAGCTTAAAGAAAATATTAATTTTTCCCCGTCTTATTCCTAAGAAGAAAGACGGGATTTTTTATACTAAAATCAAAGAGCTTTTAGGATTCCCTCCTAAAAACTTATCGTATTACAGTGAGGCTTTTACACATCCTTCTTACCAATTCCAAAAAGCGACGCGTAAGAGCTATGAGCGCCTTGAATTTCTGGGTGATGCGATTCTTGGCGCTGTGATAGCCGACTATATTTTCACCAATGCTCCTGAACAAGATGAAGGCTATCTTACCAAAATGCGCTCTAAAATTGTAGAACGTCGCAATCTTAACCAGCTCGGTAAGGATATGAGGCTCTTGGACTTCTTGCGCACTAAACTTACTCCGAGACAATTAGGTAATAATATCACTGGTAACCTCTTCGAGGCACTTATAGGAGCAATTTATTTAGACAGAGGTTATAAGGCTTGTTTTAAGTTCATTGAGCGTGAGCTCATTTTGCCGTATATCAACATCAAGAATTTAGAAGGAAAGGTTATTAGCCATAAGAGTTTGCTGATAGAATGGTGTCAGAAACATAAGTTAGACTTTGCTTTTGAGGCTGAAGAAGATATAGAAGATTGCTCTGAGACTAAGTTTTTCGTTGCTAAAGTGCACGTACAAGGCTTTTCGGTAACTCGGGCGCGTTCTACGTCTAAGAAAAAGGCTGAAGAGATTGCTGCCAAACGCGCTTGCTATAAGATTCAGGGTAAACAACATCATAAATTAGATGTACAATGA
- a CDS encoding metallophosphoesterase family protein, producing MKILLLSDTHSYIDDRILHYASEADEVWHCGDFGNLAVIEALQAVKPLRGVYGNIDGIEIRQQFPEVNRFACEGVEVLMIHIGGYPNKYSPLAKQEILTCPPKLFISGHSHILKVQYDKQFQLLHLNPGAAGLYGWQTVRTMLRFEIEAGEIKNLEIIELARSTTGN from the coding sequence ATGAAAATCCTTCTTCTCTCCGATACCCATTCGTATATAGACGATCGTATATTGCACTACGCCAGCGAGGCAGACGAAGTGTGGCATTGTGGCGATTTCGGTAACTTGGCAGTGATAGAGGCGTTGCAAGCCGTAAAACCTTTGCGTGGGGTTTATGGTAATATCGATGGCATAGAGATACGGCAGCAGTTCCCTGAAGTAAATCGGTTTGCTTGTGAGGGCGTGGAGGTACTGATGATACACATAGGCGGTTACCCTAATAAATACAGTCCGTTGGCAAAACAAGAAATCCTAACTTGCCCTCCTAAACTCTTCATTTCGGGGCATTCACATATTCTAAAAGTGCAATACGATAAACAGTTTCAGTTGTTACACCTCAACCCAGGAGCTGCTGGTCTCTATGGCTGGCAAACCGTGCGTACGATGCTTCGTTTTGAGATAGAAGCAGGAGAGATTAAGAATTTAGAGATTATAGAGTTAGCTCGTAGCACGACAGGTAATTAA
- the miaB gene encoding tRNA (N6-isopentenyl adenosine(37)-C2)-methylthiotransferase MiaB — MAKEIDESKQGQSLVLQADNNNSKKLYIESYGCQMNFSDSEIVASILSKAGYNTTDTVDEADLVLINTCSVREKAEQTIRKRLEQFNVYKRKKPAMKVGVLGCMAERVKHAFLEEEKIVDMVVGPDAYKDLPNLLEEVEEGREAVNVILSKDETYADIAPIRLNSNGVTAFVSITRGCDNMCTFCIVPFTRGRERSRDPYSILNEIADLQARGFKEVTLLGQNVDSYLWYGGGLKKDFSKASEMQQATAINFAKLLDMVAIAQPEMRIRFSTSNPQDMTLDVIDTMAKHPNICKYIHLPVQSGSNRILKAMNRLHTREEYFALIDSIRERIPECAISQDMIAGFPTETEEDHQDTLSLMEYVKYDFGFMFAYSERPGTLAARKIEDDVPEEVKKRRLAEIIDLQQKHSLYRTQAQIGKTVEVLIEGNSKKSDKEWMGRNSQNTVVVFPKEDYKIGDFVMVKITDCTSTTLIGKAVKISNERQ; from the coding sequence ATGGCTAAAGAAATAGACGAAAGTAAGCAAGGGCAAAGCCTTGTTTTACAAGCTGATAATAACAATTCCAAAAAACTATATATCGAGAGTTACGGTTGCCAAATGAACTTCTCCGACAGTGAAATTGTAGCTTCTATTCTCTCCAAAGCGGGATATAATACCACTGATACTGTTGATGAAGCCGATTTGGTACTTATCAACACCTGCTCAGTGCGCGAAAAGGCAGAACAGACCATTCGCAAGCGTTTGGAGCAATTCAATGTGTACAAACGTAAGAAACCCGCTATGAAAGTGGGCGTATTGGGCTGTATGGCCGAAAGGGTAAAACACGCCTTCCTCGAAGAAGAAAAAATAGTGGATATGGTGGTAGGTCCTGATGCTTATAAGGATTTACCTAACCTACTTGAAGAAGTGGAAGAAGGTCGTGAAGCGGTAAATGTGATTCTCTCTAAGGACGAAACCTATGCCGATATTGCACCTATTCGTCTCAATAGCAACGGTGTAACAGCTTTTGTATCGATTACGCGCGGTTGTGACAATATGTGTACTTTCTGCATTGTACCTTTCACTCGCGGACGTGAACGCAGTCGTGACCCTTATTCTATCCTCAACGAAATCGCCGACCTCCAAGCGCGTGGTTTCAAAGAGGTTACCCTACTGGGGCAGAATGTGGATAGTTACCTTTGGTATGGAGGCGGGCTCAAAAAGGATTTCAGCAAAGCAAGTGAGATGCAACAAGCCACCGCTATCAACTTCGCTAAACTCCTCGATATGGTGGCAATAGCTCAGCCTGAAATGCGTATCCGCTTTTCTACTTCCAATCCGCAGGATATGACCCTTGATGTGATTGATACGATGGCAAAACACCCTAACATCTGCAAGTATATCCACCTGCCCGTACAGAGCGGTAGCAATCGCATCTTGAAAGCAATGAACCGCCTCCATACTCGCGAAGAATATTTTGCGCTGATAGACAGCATACGCGAACGCATTCCTGAGTGTGCTATTTCGCAGGATATGATTGCTGGTTTCCCCACCGAAACTGAAGAAGACCACCAAGATACGCTTTCGCTAATGGAATATGTAAAGTATGATTTTGGGTTTATGTTTGCTTATTCGGAGCGTCCTGGTACATTAGCAGCACGCAAAATAGAAGATGATGTACCCGAAGAAGTAAAGAAACGCCGTCTTGCTGAGATTATCGACCTGCAACAAAAACACAGCTTGTACCGCACTCAAGCACAAATAGGCAAAACGGTAGAAGTGCTCATAGAGGGAAACTCTAAAAAATCGGATAAAGAGTGGATGGGACGCAATAGTCAGAATACCGTAGTTGTATTCCCCAAAGAAGATTATAAAATAGGCGATTTTGTAATGGTAAAAATTACAGATTGTACTTCTACTACCCTAATAGGGAAAGCAGTGAAAATTAGTAATGAAAGACAATAG
- a CDS encoding phosphoglycerate kinase, translating into MKTIDNFNFAGKKALIRVDFNVPLDENFKVTDNTRIEAAKPTIEKILKDGGTAVLMSHLGRPKGERNDKYSLRHIVSEVEKVLGKKVIFVDDCVGEVAEKAVAAAPAGSVVLLENLRFHKEEEKGDEAFSKQLAKLGDIYVNDAFGTAHRAHASTTIVAKFFPNQKCFGYLLAKEIESIEKVMKTGEKPVTAILGGSKVSSKITIIENILDKVNHLIIGGGMAYTFIKAQGGKVGSSICEDDKLDLALDILAKAKAKGVEVHLPIDVVAADAFDNNAKTQVVPVNAIPDGWEGLDAGPKTLENIKSVLLKSKTILWNGPIGVFEMPNFAKGTIAVGDYVAEATKKGAFSLVGGGDSVAAVKQFGFEHKVSYVSTGGGAMLESLEGLVLPGIAAINE; encoded by the coding sequence ATGAAAACCATAGACAATTTTAATTTTGCGGGCAAGAAAGCCCTTATTCGCGTGGACTTTAATGTGCCATTGGACGAAAATTTTAAAGTAACTGATAACACTCGTATTGAGGCTGCGAAACCTACTATCGAAAAAATTCTCAAAGATGGAGGAACTGCAGTACTTATGAGCCACTTAGGTCGCCCTAAAGGGGAACGCAACGATAAGTATTCTTTGCGTCACATCGTAAGTGAAGTGGAAAAAGTATTAGGTAAAAAAGTGATTTTTGTAGATGATTGCGTAGGCGAAGTAGCCGAAAAAGCGGTAGCAGCTGCTCCTGCTGGTAGTGTGGTATTACTTGAAAACTTGCGTTTTCATAAGGAAGAAGAAAAAGGAGATGAAGCATTCTCTAAACAGCTTGCTAAACTCGGAGATATTTACGTGAACGATGCTTTTGGTACCGCTCACCGCGCTCACGCTTCGACTACTATTGTAGCGAAATTCTTCCCTAACCAGAAATGCTTTGGATACCTTCTTGCTAAAGAAATTGAAAGTATCGAAAAAGTGATGAAAACCGGCGAAAAACCTGTAACTGCTATCCTTGGTGGTTCTAAGGTTTCTTCTAAAATCACTATTATCGAAAATATCTTAGATAAAGTGAACCACCTTATCATAGGTGGGGGTATGGCTTATACTTTCATCAAAGCACAAGGCGGAAAAGTAGGTAGTTCTATCTGCGAAGACGATAAACTTGACCTTGCACTTGATATCCTTGCCAAAGCCAAAGCTAAAGGAGTAGAAGTACACTTGCCTATAGACGTAGTAGCTGCTGACGCTTTTGATAACAACGCCAAAACACAAGTAGTACCTGTAAATGCTATTCCCGATGGTTGGGAAGGATTGGACGCAGGACCTAAGACTCTTGAAAACATCAAATCGGTATTGCTTAAATCAAAAACTATTTTGTGGAATGGTCCTATCGGAGTATTTGAAATGCCTAACTTCGCTAAAGGTACCATTGCCGTAGGTGATTACGTGGCTGAAGCTACTAAAAAAGGTGCTTTCTCACTCGTAGGAGGTGGCGACTCAGTAGCTGCTGTAAAACAATTTGGTTTTGAGCATAAAGTAAGTTATGTTTCTACCGGTGGTGGAGCGATGCTTGAAAGCCTTGAAGGATTGGTACTTCCTGGTATTGCAGCTATTAACGAATAG